One Thunnus albacares chromosome 12, fThuAlb1.1, whole genome shotgun sequence genomic region harbors:
- the LOC122994643 gene encoding splicing factor 3A subunit 2-like, which yields MSYHKDLCNHPAAPCNHPATSCNHPAAPFNHPAAPCNHPAAPCNHPAAPCNHSAAPCNHPAAPCNHPAAPCNHPAAPCNHPAAPCNHSAAPCNHSAAPCNHPSGLL from the coding sequence ATGTCTTACCATAAAGACCTCTGTAACCACCCAGCAGCCCCCTGTAACCACCCAGCGACCTCCTGTAACCACCCAGCAGCCCCCTTTAACCACCCAGCAGCCCCCTGTAACCACCCAGCAGCCCCCTGTAACCACCCAGCAGCCCCCTGTAACCACTCAGCAGCCCCCTGTAACCACCCAGCAGCCCCCTGTAACCACCCAGCAGCCCCCTGTAACCACCCAGCAGCCCCCTGTAACCACCCAGCAGCCCCCTGTAACCACTCAGCAGCCCCCTGTAACCACTCAGCAGCCCCCTGTAACCACCCAAGCGGCCTCCTGTAA